The Caviibacter abscessus genome window below encodes:
- the rlmD gene encoding 23S rRNA (uracil(1939)-C(5))-methyltransferase RlmD: MYRIGQEIHVKIEKIVFGGEGLGYIDGFIIFVPMSAIGDELIVEVISVKKTYARALIKKILIPSPDRIESEKITFEEYNGCDFGMLKYEKQLEYKDKMLKEMMQNISKIDISDIYENIQGSTQINNYRNKIAEPFFKQDNIIKTGFYERKSHKVFSSSEDILKSKIAVKFTKIVCDLLNKSDFTVYNDITKSGFLKHLIIRNNSKDDVMIGIVVTKKTRLSKLKKILQDVYDMYEEVKSVYISVKNIENNVILGDENILIAGNEYISENIFDLNFKIHLDSFFQVNITQVKKLYSKAIEYLGETTNCVIDAFSGTGTIGMLLSKNSKKVICIESVENASVAANITARENNISNIEFVTGKVEHKIDKVMLKENVTHIVFDPPRKGVDIKALKSVIKNKINKIVYISCEPSTFARDLNYLTENGYKLTKMSAVDMFSNTHHIETVALIERK; the protein is encoded by the coding sequence ATGTATAGAATAGGTCAAGAGATACATGTAAAAATAGAAAAAATTGTGTTTGGAGGGGAAGGTTTAGGATATATTGACGGCTTTATTATCTTTGTACCAATGAGTGCAATAGGTGATGAATTAATAGTAGAAGTAATTTCTGTGAAAAAAACTTATGCAAGAGCGTTAATAAAGAAAATTTTAATTCCTTCACCTGATAGAATTGAAAGTGAAAAAATAACATTTGAAGAATATAACGGTTGTGATTTTGGTATGTTAAAATATGAAAAACAACTTGAATATAAGGATAAAATGTTAAAAGAAATGATGCAAAATATTTCAAAAATAGACATAAGTGATATATATGAAAATATACAAGGTTCAACACAGATAAATAATTATAGAAATAAAATAGCAGAGCCGTTTTTTAAGCAGGATAATATAATAAAAACAGGATTTTATGAAAGAAAATCACATAAAGTTTTTAGTTCAAGTGAAGACATATTAAAATCTAAAATTGCTGTAAAATTTACAAAAATTGTTTGTGATTTATTAAATAAAAGTGATTTTACAGTATATAACGATATTACTAAAAGTGGATTTTTAAAACATTTAATTATAAGAAATAACAGTAAAGATGATGTTATGATTGGTATAGTTGTAACTAAAAAAACAAGGCTTTCTAAGTTAAAAAAAATACTTCAAGATGTATATGATATGTATGAGGAAGTCAAATCAGTATATATATCAGTTAAAAATATTGAAAATAATGTAATATTAGGTGATGAAAATATATTAATTGCCGGAAATGAATATATTAGTGAAAATATATTTGATTTAAATTTTAAAATACATTTAGACAGTTTTTTTCAAGTTAATATTACACAGGTAAAAAAACTGTATTCAAAAGCAATTGAATATTTAGGAGAGACAACAAACTGTGTAATTGATGCATTCTCAGGTACAGGAACAATAGGAATGCTATTATCAAAAAATTCAAAAAAAGTAATATGTATTGAATCTGTTGAAAATGCAAGTGTTGCAGCAAATATAACTGCCAGGGAAAATAATATATCAAACATTGAATTTGTTACTGGTAAGGTTGAACATAAAATAGATAAAGTAATGTTAAAAGAAAATGTAACTCATATAGTATTTGATCCACCAAGAAAAGGTGTTGATATAAAAGCGTTAAAAAGTGTTATAAAAAATAAAATAAATAAAATTGTATATATTTCTTGCGAACCTTCAACTTTTGCAAGAGATTTGAATTATTTGACTGAAAACGGATATAAACTTACAAAAATGTCGGCAGTTGATATGTTTTCAAACACTCATCATATAGAAACAGTCGCACTTATAGAAAGGAAATAA
- the plsY gene encoding glycerol-3-phosphate 1-O-acyltransferase PlsY encodes MLGYFLIIFSYVLGSIPNALWIGKLFKRMDIREYGSGNIGSTNAARVLGYGYGVMTLILDVSKGLIPVYIAIKLYPQNYILHILVSMGSIIGHSYSIFLKFKGGKAVATSLGVFIILSFKSVLVLIVIFILIVLITGYVSVASMTAASLLFIFVHIFNHNIFYTVFAMFIGLLVIYRHKSNILNLLNGTEAKFKDKADKN; translated from the coding sequence ATGTTAGGATATTTTTTAATAATATTTTCATATGTTTTAGGTAGTATACCAAATGCTTTATGGATAGGTAAACTTTTTAAAAGAATGGACATTAGGGAATACGGAAGTGGAAATATAGGATCAACTAATGCAGCAAGAGTTTTAGGATATGGTTATGGTGTAATGACATTAATATTAGATGTGTCGAAAGGATTAATACCTGTATATATTGCAATTAAACTTTATCCACAAAATTATATTTTACATATTCTAGTATCAATGGGAAGTATTATAGGACATAGCTATTCAATATTTTTAAAATTTAAAGGTGGTAAAGCAGTAGCAACAAGTTTAGGTGTGTTTATTATTTTATCATTTAAATCTGTATTAGTATTAATTGTTATATTTATACTAATTGTATTAATAACAGGATATGTTTCAGTAGCATCAATGACAGCTGCATCGCTTTTATTTATATTTGTACATATATTTAATCATAATATATTTTATACAGTATTTGCGATGTTTATTGGATTATTAGTTATTTATAGACACAAATCAAATATATTAAATCTTTTAAATGGAACTGAAGCAAAATTTAAAGATAAAGCAGATAAAAATTAG
- a CDS encoding thiamine diphosphokinase, whose product MKYAIFLNGEYPKLNEYHFNLIKNRFIYCCDGAANTLIKYNIKPDIIIGDFDSIDKKAWEYYKNTKMYKYDSDKDYTDFEIALIHIYGINNINIKNRFNNCETYLSGKEDIIVFGATGYRTDMTISNLKLLEKNKNMKFISHTNELIYYINNKSTIYDMKNHIFSLIPITDIKNLSLKGFKYNLKNKNIERQISLVSNIIESNSAEIELNGEALVFIKK is encoded by the coding sequence ATGAAATATGCAATTTTTTTAAATGGAGAATATCCAAAACTTAACGAATATCACTTTAATTTAATTAAAAATAGGTTTATTTATTGTTGTGATGGTGCAGCTAATACTTTAATAAAATATAATATAAAGCCTGATATAATTATAGGAGATTTTGATTCAATTGATAAAAAAGCTTGGGAATATTATAAAAATACAAAAATGTATAAGTATGACTCTGATAAAGATTATACTGATTTTGAAATTGCCCTTATCCATATATATGGAATAAATAATATTAACATAAAAAATAGATTTAATAACTGTGAAACTTATTTATCTGGTAAAGAAGATATCATTGTTTTTGGTGCAACCGGATATAGAACAGACATGACTATATCAAATTTAAAACTTTTAGAAAAAAATAAAAATATGAAGTTTATATCACACACAAATGAACTAATATATTATATAAATAATAAAAGCACAATTTATGATATGAAAAATCATATATTTTCATTAATTCCAATTACAGATATTAAAAATCTTAGCTTAAAGGGATTTAAATATAATTTAAAAAATAAAAATATTGAAAGGCAAATATCTTTAGTAAGTAATATAATTGAAAGTAATAGTGCTGAAATTGAACTAAATGGTGAAGCGTTGGTATTTATAAAAAAGTAA
- a CDS encoding M20 metallopeptidase family protein codes for MNSNKTIIDIVESNYDEVVSIRKHLHKYPELSEKEYETSKYIQNFLNKLGVKYKKVADTGLFAFIENGCGKKLAFRADMDALPIDEKTNVDFKSVNKDVMHACGHDIHMSVQLGVIKCLVENKHLWKGEARFFFQPAEETVGGAKRMLDEGVNLDKADAIFGLHCAPEIEAGSIGIKHGKLHATSAVFKMKIIGKSSHAALAYQGIDSIVIGSKVVDYLQTIVSRKIDARDCAVITVGTFNGGFAENVVAENVELTGTIRTLTKETKKYIVDILKSELVKFVESYGAKIEINIRDSYAPVINNNEMTDFLSKNARDILGKDKVIEIEETRMDVEDMGFFLEQIPGSFYRLGVGTPNETYHELHSNKFIANELSLRIGMLVQLKNALEFLCIE; via the coding sequence ATGAATAGTAATAAAACTATTATTGATATTGTAGAATCTAATTACGATGAGGTTGTATCAATAAGAAAACATTTACATAAATACCCTGAGTTAAGTGAAAAAGAGTATGAAACTTCTAAATATATTCAAAATTTTTTAAATAAATTAGGAGTTAAGTATAAAAAAGTAGCTGATACAGGTCTTTTTGCATTTATAGAAAATGGTTGCGGAAAAAAATTAGCATTTAGAGCGGATATGGATGCTTTACCTATAGATGAAAAAACAAATGTAGATTTTAAATCAGTGAATAAAGATGTTATGCATGCTTGTGGACATGATATACATATGAGTGTTCAACTTGGAGTTATAAAATGCTTAGTTGAAAATAAGCATCTATGGAAAGGTGAAGCAAGATTTTTCTTTCAGCCTGCTGAAGAAACAGTTGGAGGAGCAAAAAGAATGCTTGATGAAGGTGTAAATTTGGATAAAGCGGATGCCATATTTGGTTTACATTGTGCTCCTGAAATAGAAGCTGGAAGTATCGGAATTAAGCATGGAAAATTACATGCAACATCAGCGGTATTTAAAATGAAAATCATTGGTAAATCATCACATGCAGCTCTTGCATATCAAGGTATAGATAGTATAGTTATAGGAAGTAAGGTTGTTGATTATCTTCAAACAATAGTATCAAGAAAAATAGACGCAAGAGATTGTGCTGTCATAACTGTAGGAACATTTAATGGTGGCTTTGCAGAAAATGTTGTTGCAGAAAATGTAGAATTAACCGGTACAATAAGAACACTAACTAAAGAAACAAAGAAATATATAGTTGATATATTAAAAAGTGAGCTTGTAAAATTTGTTGAAAGTTATGGTGCAAAAATAGAAATAAATATTAGAGATAGTTATGCACCTGTAATAAATAATAATGAAATGACAGATTTTTTAAGTAAAAATGCTAGAGATATATTAGGAAAAGATAAAGTAATAGAAATTGAAGAGACGAGAATGGACGTTGAAGATATGGGATTTTTCTTAGAGCAAATACCGGGTTCATTTTATCGTTTAGGTGTTGGAACTCCAAATGAAACTTACCATGAATTACATAGTAATAAGTTTATAGCAAATGAATTATCCTTAAGAATTGGAATGTTAGTACAATTAAAAAATGCACTGGAGTTTCTATGTATAGAATAG